A genome region from Brooklawnia propionicigenes includes the following:
- a CDS encoding DUF4112 domain-containing protein, with translation MPQPPAWLQPPPSAPDEGSGASGERSAPAIEPDAVVELPTVEPDAVLEPVPGISATSRTLTLILDDLFRVPGTQVGVGLDALVGLIPGIGDAGTTVVASAVMADAVRNRVPIPVLARMGLNLGIDVLLGLVPGVGDLLDVAHRANRKNLRLLEAAVNDRQRTTQRSVVYLVSAISLIAATLVMLLAALVWSLWLLWHLITPS, from the coding sequence ATGCCGCAGCCACCAGCTTGGCTTCAGCCGCCGCCATCGGCACCGGACGAGGGGTCCGGCGCTTCTGGCGAGCGCAGCGCGCCGGCCATCGAACCGGACGCGGTTGTCGAGCTGCCCACCGTGGAGCCGGACGCGGTCCTTGAGCCGGTTCCTGGTATCTCGGCGACCAGCCGGACGCTCACCCTGATTCTTGACGACCTGTTCAGGGTGCCCGGCACCCAGGTCGGCGTCGGACTCGACGCTCTGGTGGGTCTGATCCCCGGCATCGGTGATGCGGGAACGACGGTAGTGGCCAGCGCGGTCATGGCGGACGCGGTACGCAACCGCGTGCCGATACCGGTGCTGGCGCGGATGGGACTGAATCTCGGCATCGATGTGCTGCTCGGCCTGGTGCCCGGAGTGGGCGATCTGCTCGACGTGGCGCACCGCGCCAACCGGAAGAACCTGCGGCTGCTCGAGGCGGCCGTCAACGACCGACAGCGCACCACACAGCGCTCGGTCGTCTACCTGGTCAGTGCAATCAGCCTGATCGCCGCAACGCTGGTGATGCTGCTGGCAGCCTTGGTGTGGAGCCTGTGGCTGCTGTGGCATCTCATCACCCCGAGCTGA
- a CDS encoding coiled-coil domain-containing protein: MIRDLPRNSNTAVRSLRCSRQRIGEVLATVGLAVALLLGPAAATVQADELDDQYAQVQNQIDASQTDIGGGQSQLDAANAVLQQSQTELANAQAALAAAQSAEAAAQQQATDASIALQTAVDNLTQAQADVDTAQTAVDEQHKRVGLAAQQEAQQGRSLQGIGLFFTNMGTGDINNRLQWTNNTVNTVQHELNALNAALEELQKRRDAMAAAETAAKAARDAAVAQFEQTQQLSLAALNAANEVAAKVSANQSALDAAQQVLNAALTTNEELRSRASGLAAQIQARNDAAAAAAASAAQAAAASWVTAQTSWVTANIASGQIPPFSVDQAIAQARSMIGNMNYGNMCLALVAAFYGYSSSGVNSAAAAAGMIEAAGQMRYDMSNIPVGALVFYDGTPAGNPYGHVAMYAGDGMIYSNGAANGGVGMISLYTPSSSWGEPIIGWSSVWLPYATA; this comes from the coding sequence GTGATTCGGGACCTTCCCCGCAACTCGAATACGGCTGTTCGGTCACTGCGGTGCAGCAGGCAGCGCATCGGCGAGGTCCTTGCCACTGTCGGGCTTGCCGTCGCGCTGTTGCTCGGGCCAGCTGCAGCCACCGTCCAGGCTGACGAGCTGGACGACCAGTACGCCCAGGTTCAGAACCAGATCGACGCTTCGCAGACCGACATCGGAGGTGGCCAGTCGCAGCTCGACGCGGCCAATGCCGTTCTCCAGCAGTCGCAGACCGAACTGGCGAACGCACAGGCCGCGCTGGCCGCCGCGCAGTCGGCAGAAGCAGCCGCCCAGCAGCAGGCCACCGACGCGTCCATCGCGTTGCAGACCGCGGTCGACAACCTCACTCAGGCCCAGGCCGATGTCGACACCGCCCAGACCGCGGTCGACGAGCAGCACAAGCGGGTCGGCCTGGCGGCCCAGCAGGAGGCCCAGCAGGGCAGGTCACTGCAGGGCATCGGGCTGTTCTTCACCAATATGGGCACCGGTGACATCAACAACCGGCTGCAATGGACGAACAACACGGTCAATACCGTGCAGCACGAACTCAACGCCCTGAACGCGGCGCTGGAGGAACTGCAGAAGCGGCGGGACGCGATGGCCGCGGCCGAGACGGCTGCCAAGGCTGCCAGGGACGCCGCTGTCGCCCAGTTCGAGCAGACTCAACAGTTGTCGCTGGCGGCATTGAACGCCGCCAACGAGGTGGCGGCGAAGGTATCGGCCAACCAGTCGGCGCTCGATGCCGCTCAGCAGGTGCTCAATGCCGCGCTGACCACCAATGAAGAACTGCGCAGCCGGGCATCCGGCCTTGCCGCACAGATCCAGGCGCGCAACGATGCCGCGGCCGCTGCGGCGGCATCAGCTGCTCAGGCAGCGGCCGCGAGTTGGGTGACTGCGCAGACCTCGTGGGTCACGGCGAACATCGCGTCCGGCCAGATCCCGCCGTTCAGCGTCGACCAGGCCATCGCGCAGGCGCGTTCCATGATCGGCAACATGAACTACGGCAACATGTGCCTGGCTCTGGTGGCGGCCTTCTACGGCTACTCCAGTTCGGGGGTCAACAGTGCCGCTGCTGCGGCCGGGATGATCGAGGCGGCCGGCCAGATGCGCTACGACATGTCGAACATCCCGGTGGGTGCGCTGGTCTTCTACGACGGCACCCCGGCCGGAAATCCGTACGGCCACGTCGCCATGTATGCCGGGGACGGGATGATCTACAGCAACGGCGCGGCCAACGGGGGAGTGGGCATGATCTCGCTGTACACGCCGTCCTCGTCGTGGGGTGAGCCGATCATCGGCTGGTCGAGCGTCTGGCTGCCCTACGCCACAGCCTGA
- the fusA gene encoding elongation factor G, which translates to MALDLQTDLHKVRNIGIMAHIDAGKTTTTERILFYTGITHKIGEVHDGAATMDWMEQEQERGITITSAATTCFWKGYQINIIDTPGHVDFTVEVERSLRVLDGAVAVFDGVAGVEPQSMTVWRQASKYGVPRICYVNKLDRTGASFEHCVQTIRDRLQVVPVRLQLPIGSEHDFLGIVDLVEMNAKTWRGETQMGEDYVVEEIPADLKDAAEEARAEMIENIADFDDELMELYLEGEEPTVEQIKRAIRRGVLANAFTAVVCGTSFKNKGVQPLLDAVIDYLPSPIDVPAIEGFKPGDESVIIERHADKNEPLAALAFKIAADPHLGKLTFVRVYSGILQSGSQVLNAETGKKERIGKIYQMHANKRQEVDFMPAGNICAVMGLKQTGTGDTLCDPANPVMLESMEFPNPVIEQAIEPKSKADQEKLSIAIQRLAEEDPTFQVHTDEDTGQTIIAGMGELHLEVLIDRMKREFHVEANIGKPQVAYRETLRRKVENVNYVHKKQSGGSGQYAKVIITLEPQETGAGYEFVNAVTGGRIPKEYIPAVDAGAKEAMQFGVLAGYPVEDVKVTLTDGAYHDVDSSELAFKIAGAMAFKEAARKASPALLEPMMAVEVTTPEDYLGTVIGDLNARRGQVQSMDEEHGNRVVRALVPLAEMFGYVGDLRSKTSGQATYTMEFHSYGEVPKNISDEIVAKARGEN; encoded by the coding sequence GTGGCCCTCGACCTGCAAACCGACCTACACAAGGTACGCAATATCGGCATCATGGCTCACATTGATGCCGGTAAGACCACCACTACTGAGCGGATCCTGTTCTACACCGGCATCACCCACAAGATCGGTGAGGTGCACGACGGCGCTGCCACCATGGACTGGATGGAGCAGGAACAGGAACGCGGCATCACCATCACCTCGGCAGCCACCACCTGCTTCTGGAAGGGCTACCAGATCAACATCATCGACACCCCAGGCCACGTCGACTTCACCGTCGAGGTGGAGCGTTCGCTGCGCGTCCTGGACGGTGCGGTCGCCGTCTTCGACGGTGTCGCCGGTGTCGAGCCGCAGTCGATGACCGTATGGCGTCAGGCCTCCAAGTACGGCGTCCCGCGCATCTGTTATGTCAACAAGCTGGACCGCACCGGTGCCTCCTTCGAGCACTGCGTCCAGACCATCAGGGATCGCCTGCAGGTCGTGCCAGTGCGTCTGCAGCTGCCGATCGGCTCCGAGCACGACTTCCTCGGCATCGTCGACCTGGTCGAGATGAACGCCAAGACCTGGCGCGGCGAGACCCAGATGGGCGAGGACTATGTCGTCGAAGAGATCCCGGCCGATCTGAAGGACGCCGCCGAGGAGGCGCGCGCCGAGATGATCGAAAACATCGCCGACTTCGACGATGAGCTCATGGAGCTCTACCTGGAGGGCGAAGAGCCCACCGTGGAGCAGATCAAGCGGGCGATTCGCCGCGGCGTGCTGGCCAACGCCTTCACCGCGGTGGTCTGTGGCACCTCGTTCAAGAACAAGGGCGTGCAGCCGCTGCTGGACGCGGTCATCGACTACCTGCCTTCTCCGATCGACGTTCCGGCCATCGAGGGTTTCAAGCCCGGCGACGAGTCGGTGATCATCGAGCGTCACGCCGACAAGAATGAGCCGCTGGCTGCGCTGGCGTTCAAGATTGCCGCCGATCCGCACCTGGGCAAGCTGACGTTCGTCCGGGTGTACTCGGGCATCCTGCAGTCGGGCAGCCAGGTGCTGAACGCCGAGACTGGCAAGAAGGAGCGCATCGGCAAGATCTACCAGATGCACGCCAACAAGCGTCAGGAGGTCGACTTCATGCCCGCCGGCAACATCTGCGCGGTCATGGGCCTGAAGCAGACCGGCACCGGTGACACCCTGTGCGATCCGGCGAACCCGGTGATGCTGGAGTCGATGGAGTTCCCGAACCCGGTCATCGAGCAGGCCATCGAGCCGAAGTCGAAGGCCGACCAGGAGAAGCTCTCGATCGCCATCCAGCGGCTTGCCGAAGAGGATCCGACCTTCCAGGTGCACACCGACGAGGACACCGGCCAGACCATCATCGCGGGCATGGGCGAGCTGCACCTCGAGGTGCTGATCGACCGGATGAAGCGCGAGTTCCACGTCGAGGCGAATATCGGCAAGCCGCAGGTGGCTTACCGTGAGACCCTGCGCCGCAAGGTCGAGAACGTCAACTACGTGCACAAGAAGCAGTCCGGTGGTTCGGGCCAGTACGCGAAGGTCATCATCACCTTGGAGCCGCAGGAGACCGGCGCGGGCTACGAGTTCGTCAACGCCGTCACCGGTGGCCGAATCCCCAAGGAGTACATCCCCGCGGTGGATGCCGGCGCCAAGGAGGCCATGCAGTTCGGTGTGCTGGCCGGCTACCCGGTCGAGGACGTCAAGGTGACGTTGACCGACGGTGCTTACCACGACGTCGACTCCTCGGAGCTGGCGTTCAAGATCGCCGGCGCGATGGCCTTCAAGGAGGCCGCCCGCAAGGCCAGCCCGGCTCTGCTGGAACCGATGATGGCCGTCGAGGTGACCACTCCGGAGGACTACCTGGGCACCGTCATCGGTGACCTGAACGCTCGCCGCGGTCAGGTGCAGTCGATGGACGAGGAGCACGGCAACCGCGTCGTGCGCGCTCTGGTCCCGCTGGCCGAGATGTTCGGCTACGTCGGCGACCTGCGGTCGAAGACCTCGGGCCAGGCCACCTACACGATGGAGTTCCACTCCTACGGTGAGGTTCCCAAGAACATCTCCGACGAGATCGTGGCCAAGGCTCGCGGCGAGAACTGA
- a CDS encoding DNA-directed RNA polymerase subunit beta' yields the protein MLDANTYDQLRIGLATADEIREWSFGEVKKPETINYRTLKPERDGLFCEKIFGPTRDWECYCGKYKRVRFKGIVCERCGVEVTRSNVRRDRMGHIELAAPVTHIWYFKGVPSRLGYLLDIAPKDLEKVIYFAAYMITRVDDDARHRDLPSLEAKVADERAHLEKRRDADIEARSVKLEEDLAALESEGAERDTRKKVRDSAEREMKHLRDRAQRDLDRLDAVWTRFKTLKVQDLEGDEVLYREMKTRFGRYFEGYMGAEAIQKRLESFDLAAEADSLREIIRSGKGQRKTRALKRLKVVRAFLDTGNSPLGMVLNAVPVIPPDLRPMVQLDGGRFATSDLNDLYRRVINRNNRLKRLLDLGAPEIIVNNEKRMLQEAVDSLFDNGRRGRPVTGPGNRPLKSISDMLKGKQGRFRQNLLGKRVDYSGRSVIVVGPQLKLHQCGLPKQMALELFKPFVMKRLAEQNYAQNIKSAKRMVERQRPQVWDVLEEVIREHPVLLNRAPTLHRLGIQAFEPQLIEGKAIQLHPLVCAAFNADFDGDQMAVHLPLSTEAQAEARILMLSSNNILKPADGRPVALPSHEMIIGMYYLTQNLDGLRGEGRVFSSVEEAIMAYDLHEIDIRSKIKVRMRDITPPARLADKVRPDGTLLMDTTLGKIIFNEAMPDSYPFVESHVGKKQLGAIVNQLAEQYPKTVVTEVLDALKDMGFKWGTRSGVTVSIGDVQTPPDKPEIMAGYDTKAAKIDKLYERGAVTEDERREELIRIWTDATAELTSAMEANFSATNPIYMMVNSGARGNMTQMRQIAAMRGLVANPKGEIIARPIKSNFREGLTVLEYFISTHGGRKGQADTALRTADSGYLTRRLVDVSQDVIIREEDCGTERGLTKVIAAADETGVLRQVKALDTTVVGRNLATDAVTDSGEVVVAAGTDVTEDHIKVLVAAGVTTIKVRSVLTCEAASGACAMCYGRSLAGGKLVDVGEAVGIQAAQSIGEPGTQLTMRTFHTGGVAGDDITLGLPRVVELFEARTPKGKAPIAEADGRIKIEDGDRGRKLLIVRDDGQSDVEYVVPRRARLEFDDHEGVHRVIADGDHVNVGDQLTAGTIDPQDVLRVQGVRKVQEHLVAEVQKVYATQGAPIHDKHIEIIIRQMLRRVTVIDSGDTEMMPGELIDRQSYEQANRKALTEGGRPAEGRPVLMGITKASLATDSWLSAASFQETTKVLTDAAINGKSDHLLGLKENVILGKLIPAGTGLERYRNIRVEPTAEARANAYTLSYDAFDYDFGSGSGAAVPLDDMDYRDLR from the coding sequence GTGCTGGATGCCAATACCTATGACCAGCTGCGCATCGGGCTGGCGACCGCGGATGAGATTCGTGAGTGGAGCTTCGGCGAGGTCAAGAAGCCGGAGACCATCAACTACCGCACGCTGAAGCCGGAGCGGGACGGTCTGTTCTGCGAGAAGATCTTCGGCCCGACCCGTGACTGGGAATGCTACTGCGGCAAGTACAAGCGCGTTCGTTTCAAGGGCATCGTGTGTGAGCGCTGTGGCGTCGAAGTGACCCGCAGCAATGTGCGCCGCGACCGCATGGGCCACATCGAGCTGGCTGCCCCGGTGACCCACATCTGGTACTTCAAGGGCGTGCCGAGCCGGCTGGGCTACCTGCTGGACATCGCGCCGAAGGACCTCGAGAAGGTCATCTATTTCGCCGCGTACATGATCACCAGGGTGGACGACGACGCCCGTCACCGCGACCTGCCGAGCCTGGAGGCCAAGGTCGCCGACGAGCGCGCCCACCTCGAGAAGCGCCGCGACGCCGACATCGAGGCCCGCAGCGTGAAGCTCGAGGAGGATCTCGCAGCGCTGGAGTCCGAAGGTGCCGAGCGCGATACCCGCAAGAAGGTGCGCGACTCCGCCGAGCGCGAGATGAAGCACCTGCGTGACCGTGCCCAGCGTGACCTCGACCGCCTGGACGCCGTGTGGACCCGCTTCAAGACCCTCAAGGTGCAAGACCTCGAGGGCGACGAGGTGCTCTACCGCGAGATGAAGACCCGCTTCGGCCGCTACTTCGAGGGCTACATGGGTGCCGAGGCGATCCAGAAGCGTCTGGAGAGCTTCGACCTGGCCGCAGAAGCCGACTCGCTGCGCGAGATCATCCGCAGCGGCAAGGGCCAGCGCAAGACCCGCGCGCTCAAGCGTCTCAAGGTCGTGCGCGCCTTCCTCGACACCGGCAACTCGCCGCTCGGCATGGTGCTGAACGCAGTCCCGGTCATCCCGCCCGACCTGCGCCCGATGGTGCAGCTGGACGGCGGCCGCTTCGCGACCTCCGACCTCAACGATCTGTACCGCCGCGTGATCAACCGCAACAACCGTCTCAAGCGGCTGCTCGATCTGGGTGCTCCCGAGATCATCGTGAACAACGAGAAGCGCATGCTGCAGGAGGCCGTGGACTCCCTGTTCGACAACGGTCGCCGTGGGCGTCCGGTCACCGGCCCGGGCAACCGTCCGCTGAAGTCGATCAGCGACATGCTGAAGGGCAAGCAGGGCCGCTTCCGCCAGAACCTGCTGGGCAAGCGCGTCGACTACTCCGGCCGTTCGGTCATCGTGGTCGGCCCGCAGCTGAAGCTGCACCAGTGCGGCCTGCCGAAGCAGATGGCTCTCGAACTGTTCAAGCCGTTCGTGATGAAGCGGCTCGCCGAGCAGAACTACGCGCAGAACATCAAGAGTGCCAAGCGCATGGTGGAGCGGCAGCGTCCGCAGGTCTGGGACGTGCTCGAAGAGGTCATTCGTGAGCATCCGGTGCTGCTGAACCGCGCACCGACGCTGCACCGTCTGGGTATCCAGGCGTTCGAGCCGCAGCTCATCGAGGGCAAGGCGATCCAGCTGCACCCGCTGGTCTGTGCGGCGTTCAACGCCGACTTCGACGGCGACCAGATGGCAGTCCATCTGCCGCTGAGCACCGAGGCGCAGGCCGAGGCCCGCATCCTGATGCTGTCGAGCAACAACATCCTCAAGCCTGCCGACGGCCGCCCGGTCGCCCTGCCGAGCCACGAGATGATCATCGGCATGTACTACCTAACGCAGAACCTCGACGGTCTGCGCGGGGAGGGCCGGGTCTTCAGCTCGGTCGAAGAGGCCATCATGGCCTACGACCTGCACGAGATCGACATCCGCTCCAAGATCAAGGTCCGGATGCGCGACATCACCCCGCCGGCCCGGCTGGCCGACAAGGTGCGTCCCGATGGCACGCTGCTCATGGACACCACCTTGGGCAAGATCATCTTCAACGAGGCCATGCCCGACAGCTACCCGTTCGTCGAAAGCCACGTCGGCAAGAAGCAACTCGGCGCGATCGTCAATCAGCTGGCCGAGCAGTACCCGAAGACCGTGGTCACCGAGGTGCTCGATGCGCTGAAGGATATGGGCTTCAAGTGGGGTACCCGCTCGGGTGTCACGGTGTCCATCGGCGACGTGCAGACCCCGCCCGACAAGCCGGAGATCATGGCCGGCTACGACACCAAGGCCGCCAAGATCGACAAGCTCTACGAGCGTGGCGCGGTGACCGAGGACGAGCGGCGCGAGGAACTCATCCGGATCTGGACCGACGCGACGGCCGAACTGACCAGCGCGATGGAAGCCAACTTCTCGGCGACCAACCCGATCTACATGATGGTGAACTCGGGTGCTCGAGGAAACATGACCCAGATGCGCCAGATCGCCGCCATGCGAGGCCTGGTGGCCAACCCGAAGGGCGAGATCATCGCCCGCCCGATCAAGTCGAACTTCCGCGAAGGCCTGACCGTGCTGGAGTACTTCATCTCCACCCACGGCGGCCGCAAGGGGCAGGCCGACACCGCACTGCGTACCGCCGACTCGGGTTACCTGACCCGTCGCCTGGTCGACGTCTCGCAGGACGTCATCATCCGCGAGGAGGACTGCGGTACCGAACGTGGTCTCACCAAGGTGATCGCAGCCGCGGACGAGACCGGGGTGCTGCGTCAGGTGAAGGCGCTGGATACCACCGTGGTCGGCCGTAACCTGGCCACCGACGCGGTGACCGATTCGGGCGAGGTCGTTGTCGCGGCCGGCACCGATGTGACCGAAGATCACATCAAGGTCCTGGTTGCCGCCGGAGTGACCACCATCAAGGTGCGTTCGGTGCTCACCTGTGAGGCCGCCAGCGGTGCCTGCGCGATGTGCTACGGACGTTCGCTGGCCGGCGGCAAGCTGGTCGATGTTGGCGAGGCCGTCGGTATTCAGGCCGCTCAGTCCATCGGCGAGCCCGGCACCCAGCTGACGATGCGTACCTTCCACACCGGTGGTGTGGCGGGCGACGACATCACCTTGGGTCTGCCGCGTGTGGTCGAGCTTTTCGAAGCCCGCACTCCGAAGGGCAAGGCGCCGATCGCCGAGGCCGATGGTCGCATCAAGATCGAGGACGGCGACCGCGGCCGCAAGCTGCTCATCGTCCGCGACGACGGCCAGTCCGATGTCGAGTACGTCGTTCCGCGTCGTGCCCGGCTCGAGTTCGATGACCATGAGGGTGTGCACCGCGTGATCGCCGACGGTGATCACGTCAACGTTGGCGATCAGCTGACCGCTGGCACGATCGACCCGCAGGACGTCCTGCGGGTTCAGGGTGTGCGCAAGGTGCAGGAGCATCTGGTGGCCGAGGTGCAGAAGGTCTACGCGACCCAGGGCGCCCCGATTCACGACAAGCACATCGAGATCATCATCCGGCAGATGCTGCGCCGCGTGACGGTTATCGACTCGGGCGACACCGAGATGATGCCCGGCGAACTGATCGATCGTCAGTCCTACGAGCAGGCCAACCGCAAGGCGCTCACCGAGGGTGGACGTCCGGCAGAGGGCCGGCCCGTGCTGATGGGCATCACCAAGGCGTCGCTGGCAACCGACTCCTGGCTGTCGGCGGCCTCCTTCCAGGAGACCACCAAGGTGCTCACCGACGCTGCGATCAACGGCAAGTCCGATCACCTGCTCGGTCTGAAGGAGAACGTGATCCTCGGCAAGCTGATCCCGGCAGGCACCGGGCTGGAGCGCTACCGCAACATCCGGGTCGAGCCGACCGCCGAGGCACGGGCCAACGCCTACACGCTCAGCTACGACGCGTTCGACTACGACTTCGGGTCGGGCAGTGGCGCGGCGGTTCCGCTGGACGATATGGACTACCGCGACCTGCGGTGA
- the rpsG gene encoding 30S ribosomal protein S7 has protein sequence MPRKGPAPKRPVIIDPVYSSPLVSQLVSKILLDGKKTVAQSIVYTALEGTREKTGVDPVQTLKKALDNVRPAVEVRSRRVGGATYQVPVEVKPARSNTLAMRWLVGYARDRREKTMSERLMNEILDASNGLGASVKKREDTHKMAEANRAFAHYRW, from the coding sequence ATGCCTCGCAAGGGTCCGGCGCCCAAGCGCCCGGTCATCATCGACCCGGTCTACAGCTCGCCGCTGGTTTCCCAGCTGGTCAGCAAGATCCTGCTGGACGGCAAGAAGACCGTCGCCCAGAGCATCGTCTACACCGCTCTCGAGGGAACTCGTGAGAAGACCGGTGTTGATCCGGTGCAGACCCTCAAGAAGGCCCTCGACAATGTGCGGCCTGCCGTTGAGGTGCGCAGCCGCCGCGTCGGTGGCGCCACCTACCAGGTGCCCGTCGAGGTCAAGCCCGCGCGCTCCAACACGCTGGCGATGCGCTGGCTGGTCGGCTACGCCCGCGACCGCCGCGAGAAGACCATGTCCGAGCGGCTGATGAACGAGATCCTGGACGCCTCCAACGGCCTGGGAGCTTCGGTCAAGAAGCGCGAAGATACCCACAAGATGGCAGAGGCCAACCGAGCCTTCGCTCACTACCGCTGGTGA
- the tuf gene encoding elongation factor Tu, translating into MAKAKFERTKPHCNIGTIGHVDHGKTTLTAAITKVLHEKYPDLNAVSAFDQIDKAPEERQRGITISIAHVEYQTEKRHYAHVDCPGHADYVKNMITGAAQMDGAILVVAATDGPMAQTREHILLARQVGVPAIVVALNKCDMVDDEELIELVEMEVREALSEQEFDGDNCPVIRVAAYPAMNGDPKWSASILELMDAVDNYIPQPERETNKPFLMPVEDVFTITGRGTVVTGRIERGIVKTGETVEIVGLAPTQTTTVTGVEMFRKILDEGQAGDNVGLLLRGTKKEDVERGMVVTKPGSTTPHTEFQGNVYVLTKEEGGRHKPFFSNYSPQFYFRTTDVTGTVSLPEGTEMVMPGDNTDMNVVLQKPIAMEEGLKFAIREGGHTVGAGRVTKIIK; encoded by the coding sequence GTGGCAAAGGCCAAGTTCGAGCGGACCAAGCCGCACTGTAACATCGGCACCATCGGCCACGTCGACCACGGCAAGACCACGCTGACGGCGGCGATCACCAAGGTGCTGCACGAGAAGTACCCTGACCTGAACGCGGTTTCGGCGTTCGATCAGATCGACAAGGCGCCGGAAGAGCGCCAGCGCGGCATCACCATCTCCATCGCGCACGTCGAGTACCAGACGGAGAAGCGTCACTACGCGCACGTTGACTGCCCAGGTCACGCTGACTACGTCAAGAACATGATCACCGGTGCCGCCCAGATGGATGGCGCGATCCTGGTTGTCGCCGCGACCGACGGCCCGATGGCTCAGACCCGTGAGCACATCCTGCTGGCCCGCCAGGTTGGCGTTCCGGCCATTGTCGTTGCCCTGAACAAGTGCGACATGGTGGACGACGAGGAGCTCATCGAGCTGGTCGAGATGGAGGTCCGCGAGGCCCTCTCCGAGCAGGAATTCGATGGCGACAACTGCCCGGTCATCCGCGTGGCCGCTTACCCGGCCATGAACGGCGACCCCAAGTGGAGCGCGTCGATCCTCGAGCTCATGGATGCTGTCGACAACTACATCCCGCAGCCCGAGCGTGAGACCAACAAGCCGTTCCTGATGCCCGTCGAGGACGTCTTCACCATCACCGGTCGTGGCACCGTGGTCACCGGTCGTATCGAGCGCGGCATCGTCAAGACTGGCGAGACCGTCGAGATCGTGGGCCTGGCCCCGACCCAGACCACCACCGTCACCGGTGTCGAGATGTTCCGCAAGATCCTCGACGAGGGTCAGGCGGGAGACAACGTTGGTCTGCTGCTGCGCGGCACCAAGAAGGAAGACGTGGAGCGCGGCATGGTCGTGACCAAGCCGGGTTCGACCACTCCGCACACCGAGTTCCAGGGCAATGTCTACGTGCTGACCAAGGAGGAGGGTGGCCGTCACAAGCCGTTCTTCTCGAACTACAGCCCGCAGTTCTACTTCCGCACCACCGACGTGACCGGCACCGTTTCGCTGCCCGAGGGCACCGAGATGGTTATGCCTGGTGACAACACCGACATGAACGTCGTGCTGCAGAAGCCGATCGCCATGGAGGAAGGCCTGAAGTTCGCTATCCGCGAGGGTGGCCACACTGTTGGCGCCGGCCGCGTCACCAAGATCATCAAGTGA
- the rpsL gene encoding 30S ribosomal protein S12, with protein MPTIQQLVRKGRTDKVSKNKTPALKGSPQRRGVCTRVYTTTPKKPNSALRKVARVRLSSGVEVTAYIPGVGHNLQEHSMVLVRGGRVKDLPGVRYKIIRGALDTQGVKNRKQARSRYGAKKEK; from the coding sequence GTGCCAACCATCCAGCAGTTGGTCCGAAAGGGCCGCACTGACAAGGTCAGCAAAAACAAGACGCCCGCGCTGAAGGGTTCTCCGCAGCGCCGCGGCGTGTGCACTCGCGTGTACACCACTACCCCCAAGAAGCCGAACTCGGCGCTGCGCAAGGTGGCTCGCGTCCGCCTCAGCTCGGGTGTCGAGGTCACTGCGTACATTCCAGGCGTCGGCCACAACCTCCAGGAGCACTCGATGGTGCTCGTGCGCGGCGGCCGTGTGAAGGATCTGCCCGGTGTGCGGTACAAGATCATCCGTGGTGCGCTTGACACCCAGGGTGTGAAGAACCGCAAGCAGGCCCGCAGCCGCTACGGCGCGAAGAAGGAGAAGTAA
- a CDS encoding CBS domain-containing protein → MRVHDVLKRKGHDVVVVSPDATVAELLQLLVEHRIGSVVVVDDGRPIGLVAERDIVIALAGANDDVRSHQVKEVMETDLHVASLNDDTADLAAVMTQFRIRHLPVVDESGRLLAIVSIGDVVKARLDTLTDERDHLINYVQQ, encoded by the coding sequence ATGCGAGTCCATGACGTACTGAAGCGTAAAGGCCACGACGTGGTCGTGGTCTCACCGGATGCCACTGTGGCGGAGTTGCTGCAGTTGCTGGTCGAGCACCGCATCGGGTCTGTGGTGGTGGTCGACGATGGGCGGCCCATCGGGCTGGTCGCCGAGAGGGACATCGTGATCGCTCTGGCCGGCGCGAACGACGATGTCCGCTCTCATCAGGTCAAGGAGGTGATGGAGACAGACCTACACGTCGCCTCGCTCAACGATGACACTGCCGATTTGGCCGCCGTCATGACGCAGTTCCGCATTCGCCATCTGCCTGTGGTGGACGAGTCCGGTAGATTGCTCGCAATCGTCAGCATCGGCGACGTCGTCAAGGCCCGCCTCGACACGCTCACCGATGAGCGAGATCACCTCATCAACTACGTTCAGCAGTAA